Proteins co-encoded in one Diaminobutyricimonas sp. LJ205 genomic window:
- a CDS encoding UDP-glucose/GDP-mannose dehydrogenase family protein, with product MEDVRVAAPRISVIGTGYLGATHAAAMAEMGFEVVGVDTDESKVAALSAGRVPFYEPGLPELLKKHVEGGSLRFTTDLAEAVALADVHFVCVGTPQQKGSHAADLRYVESAVRAVASSLTHDGLIVGKSTVPVGTAARLRTLVAEVVPDGISVELVWNPEFLREGKAVEDTLTPDRIVFGGASESAERVLRTVYAEPISTGTPVISCDLATAELVKVSANAFLATKISFINSVAELCDKTGADVTTLADALGHDVRIGRQFLNAGLGFGGGCLPKDIRALMHRSRELDSHRLSDLLQQVDEINMAQRQRVIDLTLDAVGGSVLGRRIGVLGAAFKPHTDDVRDSPALNVAAALHLRGAQVVVYDPQAGETARRTFPTLSYADSLEEAAAGADALLVLTEWKQFTGADPHALGALVSQRAVIDGRNCLNREVWQDAGWDVRALGNNSQPQAETPILERVPAVA from the coding sequence TCGAAGTCGTCGGTGTCGACACCGACGAAAGCAAGGTCGCCGCCCTCAGCGCCGGCCGGGTGCCGTTCTACGAACCAGGACTGCCGGAACTGCTCAAGAAGCACGTCGAAGGCGGTTCCCTGCGGTTCACCACCGACCTGGCCGAAGCCGTGGCACTGGCCGACGTCCACTTCGTCTGCGTCGGCACCCCGCAGCAGAAGGGCAGTCACGCGGCTGACCTGCGGTACGTCGAGTCGGCCGTCCGCGCGGTGGCCTCGAGCCTCACTCACGACGGACTGATCGTCGGCAAGTCAACAGTGCCGGTCGGCACCGCAGCCCGGCTGCGCACCCTGGTGGCCGAGGTGGTGCCGGATGGCATCTCTGTCGAGCTGGTCTGGAACCCCGAGTTCCTTCGCGAAGGCAAGGCTGTCGAGGACACCCTGACGCCCGACCGGATCGTGTTCGGCGGGGCATCCGAATCAGCCGAGCGGGTTCTGCGCACCGTCTATGCCGAGCCGATCAGCACCGGCACCCCGGTCATCTCCTGTGACCTGGCCACCGCCGAGCTGGTCAAGGTGAGCGCCAACGCGTTCCTCGCCACGAAGATCTCGTTCATCAACTCGGTCGCGGAACTCTGCGACAAGACCGGGGCGGATGTCACCACCCTCGCCGACGCGCTGGGCCACGACGTGCGCATCGGTCGCCAGTTCCTGAACGCCGGACTCGGCTTCGGTGGGGGCTGCCTGCCGAAGGACATCCGTGCCCTGATGCACCGGTCGCGTGAGCTGGATTCGCACCGGCTGTCCGACCTGCTCCAGCAGGTGGACGAGATCAACATGGCGCAGCGGCAGCGGGTCATCGACCTCACCCTCGACGCCGTCGGTGGATCCGTGCTCGGCCGCCGCATCGGCGTGCTCGGAGCTGCGTTCAAGCCGCACACCGACGATGTCCGTGACTCGCCGGCGCTGAACGTGGCCGCGGCCTTGCATCTGCGCGGTGCGCAGGTCGTCGTCTACGACCCGCAGGCGGGGGAGACGGCTCGCCGTACGTTCCCGACGCTCAGCTACGCAGATTCCCTCGAAGAGGCGGCGGCAGGAGCGGACGCGCTGCTCGTGCTCACCGAGTGGAAGCAGTTCACGGGCGCCGACCCGCACGCGCTGGGTGCGCTCGTCTCGCAGCGTGCGGTGATCGACGGCCGCAACTGCCTGAACCGCGAGGTGTGGCAGGACGCCGGGTGGGATGTCCGTGCTCTGGGCAACAACTCGCAGCCGCAGGCCGAAACTCCGATCCTGGAGCGGGTTCCGGCCGTAGCCTGA